In the Hippoglossus stenolepis isolate QCI-W04-F060 chromosome 14, HSTE1.2, whole genome shotgun sequence genome, one interval contains:
- the ccdc50a gene encoding coiled-coil domain-containing protein 50 isoform X1, which produces MAECNVSIDQNELPGVKEVCRDFAVLEDHCLAYNLQEQEIESHLASNVHKSRLVQKDLQVAKKLQEEEDKRAKIQSQKQHVDIERQDNEIAQEIQEELVRQAEHQRQQEEKDAAIARKLQEKEMKEERRRQKQLEATFEEEYFEDHGAARRPLDLDKHTRLKSTSPGRHDEHAPVGSHRDYSPDCSSTEPKRSRYPRQDPAAPHSHSRYPEHHLVAEGGRSRHADPYPEHLLPSRRKHGDRYPEYEPTQTGRARGHGGEDPERVVRSKERPARPPPPHTHMERDRHRDKSRDLDLEKHAGKDQRRGREQDLRGMRAGGRDRERSRDRGQSGDRYRERERQRQKEKESARARTRSMERGLDEDYLEQGHGREGSREGRASWFEEEDEGERRARGRQRVQSNPEEVFDESRANEGRGDARELWDPRQGEGPSKERNHSHPSAETGRIVHRGSGAVIAETELKLSEATKGLTKLDIREQELKDMEVARKLQDEEIKVGKEARQATKGNVRAAQVAQDEEIARLLMEQEKKEYRKNRDREKEKERERERLAMERMAMERRRPEGDYRPNSEEVVRPRTREEYEHQKQKNHNKPARPPQPRPHDYENVNPGFGYSDHPAPPRAPTRPEAAYKGAYYKR; this is translated from the exons tgtGCCGAGACTTTGCTGTGCTGGAGGACCACTGCCTTGCCTACAATCTGCAGGAACaagaaa TTGAGAGCCACTTGGCGTCCAACGTCCACAAGAGCCGCCTGGTGCAGAAGGACCTGCAGGTGGCCAAGAAactgcaggaagaggaggataagaGGGCAAAGATCCAGAGCCAGAAACAGCACGTTGACAT CGAGCGCCAAGATAACGAGATCGCCCAGGAGATTCAGGAAGAACTGGTCCGACAGGCAGAACACCAACGACAGCAGGAAGAAAAGGATGCG GCCATTGCTCGTAAGCTGCAGGAaaaggagatgaaagaggagcGGAGGAGACAGAAACAGCTGGAAGCAACTTTTGAGGAGGAGTACTTTGAGGATCATGGAG CTGCAAGAAGACCTCTTGATTTGGACAAACACACCCGCCTCAAATCCACCTCACCAGGCCGACATGATGAACATGCCCCAGTGGGCTCACATCGTGACTACTCTCCAGATTGTAGCTCAACAGAGCCCAAAAGGAGCAGGTACCCAAGACAGGACCCAGCAGCACCCCACAGCCATTCCAGATACCCTGAGCACCACCTGGTGGCAGAAGGAGGGCGAAGCAGGCATGCAGATCCATACCCGGAGCACCTGCTGCCCTCTAGAAGAAAGCATGGGGACAGGTACCCGGAGTATGAACCCACACAGACCGGTAGAGCCAGAGGCCACGGGGGGGAGGACCCAGAGAGAGTGGTCAGGAGCAAGGAAAGACCAGCCAGACCACCTCCGCCACATACCCACATGGAGAGGGACAGGCATCGAGACAAGAGCAGAGACCTCGACTTGGAGAAACATGCGGGAAAAGaccagaggagaggcagagagcaggaCCTCAGGGGGATGAGAGCAGGAGGACGAGACAGGGAAAGATCCAGAGATAGAGGACAGAGTGGGgacagatacagagagagagaaaggcaaagacaaaaagaaaaagagagcgCACGAGCAAGAACCAGGAGCATGGAGAGAGGACTGGATGAGGATTATTTGGAGCAGGGTCATGGCAGGGAAGGGTCGCGGGAGGGCAGGGCTTCCTGGTTtgaggaagaggacgagggTGAGAGGAGAGCCAGGGGTCGACAGCGTGTCCAATCCAACCCGGAAGAGGTGTTTGATGAGTCCAGGGCCAACGAAGGCAGAGGGGACGCCAGGGAATTGTGGGACCCTCGGCAGGGGGAGGGTCCCAGCAAGGAACGCAATCATTCTCATCCCAGCGCAGAGACAG GTCGTATTGTGCACCGGGGGAGTGGAGCAGTCATAGCGGAAACTGAGCTCAAGCTGAGCGAAGCCACCAAGGGCCTGACGAAGCTGGATATCAGAGAGCAGGAGCTGAAGGACATGGAGGTGGCCAGGAAACTGCAAGATGAGGAAATCAAGGTGGGGAAGGAAGCCAGACAg GCGACCAAGGGGAACGTACGTGCAGCCCAAGTGGCGCAGGATGAG GAAATTGCCCGGCTGCTGATGGAACAAGAGAAAAAGGAGTACAGGAAGAATCGAGAccgggagaaagagaaggaacgagagagggagaggttgGCCATGGAGAGAATGGCAATGGAAAGGAGGCGGCCAGAGGGAGACTACAGG CCAAATTCGGAGGAAGTCGTGCGGCCCAGAACACGAGAGGAGTATGAACACCAGAAGCAGAAGAACCACAACAAGCCTGCCAG GCCTCCTCAGCCTCGACCACACGACTATGAGAATGTTAATCCTGGTTTTGGCTACTCGGACCATCCTGCCCCTCCGCGCGCTCCCACCAGACCTGAGGCTGCTTACAAAG GTGCCTATTACAAGCGGTGA
- the ccdc50a gene encoding coiled-coil domain-containing protein 50 isoform X2, whose amino-acid sequence MAECNVSIDQNELPGVKEVCRDFAVLEDHCLAYNLQEQEIESHLASNVHKSRLVQKDLQVAKKLQEEEDKRAKIQSQKQHVDIERQDNEIAQEIQEELVRQAEHQRQQEEKDAAIARKLQEKEMKEERRRQKQLEATFEEEYFEDHGGRIVHRGSGAVIAETELKLSEATKGLTKLDIREQELKDMEVARKLQDEEIKVGKEARQATKGNVRAAQVAQDEEIARLLMEQEKKEYRKNRDREKEKERERERLAMERMAMERRRPEGDYRPNSEEVVRPRTREEYEHQKQKNHNKPARPPQPRPHDYENVNPGFGYSDHPAPPRAPTRPEAAYKGAYYKR is encoded by the exons tgtGCCGAGACTTTGCTGTGCTGGAGGACCACTGCCTTGCCTACAATCTGCAGGAACaagaaa TTGAGAGCCACTTGGCGTCCAACGTCCACAAGAGCCGCCTGGTGCAGAAGGACCTGCAGGTGGCCAAGAAactgcaggaagaggaggataagaGGGCAAAGATCCAGAGCCAGAAACAGCACGTTGACAT CGAGCGCCAAGATAACGAGATCGCCCAGGAGATTCAGGAAGAACTGGTCCGACAGGCAGAACACCAACGACAGCAGGAAGAAAAGGATGCG GCCATTGCTCGTAAGCTGCAGGAaaaggagatgaaagaggagcGGAGGAGACAGAAACAGCTGGAAGCAACTTTTGAGGAGGAGTACTTTGAGGATCATGGAG GTCGTATTGTGCACCGGGGGAGTGGAGCAGTCATAGCGGAAACTGAGCTCAAGCTGAGCGAAGCCACCAAGGGCCTGACGAAGCTGGATATCAGAGAGCAGGAGCTGAAGGACATGGAGGTGGCCAGGAAACTGCAAGATGAGGAAATCAAGGTGGGGAAGGAAGCCAGACAg GCGACCAAGGGGAACGTACGTGCAGCCCAAGTGGCGCAGGATGAG GAAATTGCCCGGCTGCTGATGGAACAAGAGAAAAAGGAGTACAGGAAGAATCGAGAccgggagaaagagaaggaacgagagagggagaggttgGCCATGGAGAGAATGGCAATGGAAAGGAGGCGGCCAGAGGGAGACTACAGG CCAAATTCGGAGGAAGTCGTGCGGCCCAGAACACGAGAGGAGTATGAACACCAGAAGCAGAAGAACCACAACAAGCCTGCCAG GCCTCCTCAGCCTCGACCACACGACTATGAGAATGTTAATCCTGGTTTTGGCTACTCGGACCATCCTGCCCCTCCGCGCGCTCCCACCAGACCTGAGGCTGCTTACAAAG GTGCCTATTACAAGCGGTGA
- the LOC118121167 gene encoding claudin-1: protein MASSGIQLLGFLLSLVGVATTVAATLMVEWKKQAQGKTHRVYEGLWKSCSGNERTTCESHESLLKLPTEVQATRAVMLLSIFLSAVALLVATVGMKCTRFMDGKNESKSTTAMIGGIMFMISGLLTLIITSWYVKMIVQKFHSSNHLQSFEFGKAVFVSWVGGLLTMAGGTFLSCRRCSRSESPESRNSNLHLPTTNSKSNYV, encoded by the exons ATGGCCAGCTCGGGCATTCAGCTCCTGGggttcctcctctctctggtcGGTGTCGCTACCACGGTGGCCGCCACCCTCATGGTGGAATGGAAGAAGCAGGCGCAGGGAAAGACGCACCGGGTGTACGAGGGTTTGTGGAAGAGCTGCAGCGGCAACGAGAGAACGACGTGCGAATCCCACgagtctctcctgaagctgccca CCGAGGTGCAGGCGACCAGGGCCGTGATGCTGCTCAGcatcttcctctctgctgtggCCCTGCTGGTCGCCACTGTGGGGATGAAGTGCACGCGCTTCATGGATGGAAAGAACGAGAGCAAATCCACTACAGCCATGATCGGAGGAATCATGTTCATGATCTCAG GTTTATTGACTCTGATCATCACTTCCTGGTACGTTAAAATGATCGTCCAGAAGTTCCATTCATCCAATCACCTGCAAAG CTTTGAGTTTGGTAAGGCGGTGTTTGTCAGCTGGGTCGGGGGCCTCCTCACTATGGCCGGTGGCACCTTCCTGAGCTGTCGTCGATGCTCACGGTCTGAATCTCCTGAGTCCAGAAACTCCAACCTCCACCTGCCCACCACTAACTCCAAGTCCAACTACGTGTAG